A genomic stretch from Helianthus annuus cultivar XRQ/B chromosome 1, HanXRQr2.0-SUNRISE, whole genome shotgun sequence includes:
- the LOC110941821 gene encoding calcium-binding protein CAST, producing the protein MATPDAPITINTNLLKSFSSKSFHLRSPSLNSVRLRRVFDLFDTNHDCLISLDEITRALTLLGLDANSPDLNTIISSHIRPGNTGLTYEDFVSLHRSINDLIFSVEEEAGCKEEQDEADLKEAFKVFDENGDGFISATELQKVLGKLGFTEANEMGRVKLMISSVDLNHDGRVDFSEFKDMMRALQ; encoded by the coding sequence ATGGCAACACCTGATGCACCAATCACCATCAACACCAATCTTCTCAAGTCCTTCTCTAGCAAATCCTTCCACCTCCGATCTCCCAGCCTCAACTCGGTACGCCTCCGCCGCGTATTCGATCTATTCGACACCAACCACGACTGCCTGATCAGCCTAGACGAGATCACCCGCGCCTTGACCCTCCTCGGCCTGGACGCCAATTCACCCGATCTCAACACAATAATTAGTTCCCACATCCGTCCTGGTAACACGGGCCTCACCTACGAGGATTTTGTGAGCCTTCACCGATCAATCAATGATCTGATTTTCAGCGTGGAAGAAGAAGCGGGCTGTAAAGAGGAGCAGGATGAGGCGGATTTGAAGGAGGCTTTCAAGGTGTTTGATGAGAATGGTGATGGGTTTATTTCTGCAACGGAGTTGCAGAAAGTGCTCGGAAAGCTTGGCTTTACGGAGGCTAATGAGATGGGAAGAGTGAAACTGATGATCTCGTCCGTTGACTTGAATCATGACGGACGCGTTGATTTTTCAGAGTTTAAGGACATGATGCGGGCCCTACAATAA